A part of Aegilops tauschii subsp. strangulata cultivar AL8/78 chromosome 2, Aet v6.0, whole genome shotgun sequence genomic DNA contains:
- the LOC141042104 gene encoding ethylene-responsive transcription factor ERF056-like: MPPRRWETWGYRGVRACHSGGFSAEIRFRGMRLGLGKFDSANEAARAYDAAAWRLWWPHRTLNFPNVPTRERAQELAPLPRLIVDEDCRNNRRREHRLGIAEMDEEAMALWRQRFLQDIINEHEFYMQRREKRRVKRAAYREDKRTRKADAQFNMRLGAASP; the protein is encoded by the coding sequence atgccgccgcgtcgctgggaaacttggggataccgcggcgtccgcgcgtgccactccggcggcttctccgccgagatccggttccgcgggatgcgcctcggcctcggcaaatTCGACagcgccaacgaggccgcccgcgcgtatgacgcggcggcatggcgcctctggtggcctcatagaacattgaacttccccaacgtgccaacgcgggagcgggcgcaggagctcgcgcctctgccgcggcttatcgTCGACGAGGATTGTCGcaacaaccggaggcgggagcaccgtctcggcatcgccgagatggacgaggaagccatggcgctgtggcgccaacgcttcctGCAAGACATCATCAACGAACACGAGTTCTACATGCAAaggagggagaagaggagggtgAAGCGAGctgcctatcgcgaggacaagcgtacgcgaaaagcggacgctcaattcaacatgaggctaggagcagcgtcgccctag